A single region of the Phalacrocorax carbo chromosome 4, bPhaCar2.1, whole genome shotgun sequence genome encodes:
- the NEIL3 gene encoding endonuclease 8-like 3 isoform X2 → MVEGPGCALHGERLRARVRRGQAVRSARGSAPPAGAGAATAASEERTSGHDFLVGHVYRGVETLGKELFMYFDQKALRIHFGMNGSMRINPDGSKDRNGALPVLEIQLTEDTVCFFEVTVEYRNAAESERKVRMMESLDVCSPKFSFLRAESEIKQQKTRMLCDVLLDQAVLPGVGNIIKNEALFDSGLHPALTVCQLTDEHIRRLVKMTRDFTLLFYKCCKTGSPLYKHYKVYRRPACGQCNGKITVCRLGENNRMTYFCSQCQKADPQLVNVSKLPTRNSLIGWACGRGSCSNEHVAQKSEEEWTCMRCTLINKPSAGICDACLTSRPEVPKTKNVEDSAAVNINLMKYPCNDFRKPSTEIKINRKAAFGTTTLVLTDLGNKSVLRNDTPISDGHSQCVAPKSNFNQIQNNAYQSGGSRDKDCSTHVTAMALSSCQQPLTFKHIQKKQKTDHLPSVCQYNIAVSKPQAHKADDIHTLSMGHPRCSKHSRPCSLRVVRKDGENKGRQFFTCPLPRETQCDYFQWADLNFPFCNHGKRCVMKTVLKIGPNNGKTFFVCPLGKEKQCGFFQWAENGLAPTR, encoded by the exons CGCGCGGGGCAGCGCCCCGCCAGCCGGAGCCGGCGCCGCG ACTGCTGCAAGTGAAGAGAGAACTTCTGGTCACGATTTCCTTGTCGGACATGTTTACAGGGGTGTGGAGACATTGGGAAAGGaactttttatgtattttgatCAGAAAGCTTTGAG GATTCACTTTGGTATGAACGGTTCCATGCGCATTAATCCTGATggaagcaaagacagaaatggAGCACTACCAGTTTTGGAGATACAGCTTACAGAAgatactgtttgtttttttgaggTGACAGTAGAGtacag aaATGCAGCTGAGAGTGAGCGGAAAGTGAGAATGATGGAAAGCTTGGATGTCTGTTCTCCAAAGTTTAGCTTCTTAAGAGCAGAAAGTGAGATTAAGCAACAGAAAACCCGCATGTTGTGTGATGTGCTACTGGATCAAGCAGTATTACCTGGAGTGGGAAATATCATAAAAAATGAAGCCCTGTTTGACAGTGGTCTTCATCCAGCTCTTACG GTTTGCCAACTGACAGATGAACATATACGTCGCTTGGTGAAAATGACACGTGATTTTACCCTGCTTTTTTATAAG TGCTGCAAGACTGGGTCTCCACTGTACAAACACTACAAAGTATACAGGCGCCCAGCCTGTGGTCAGTGCAATGGGAAGATCACTGTGTGTCGTTTAGGAGAGAATAACAGGATGACTTACTTCTGCTCCCAGTGTCAAAAGGCAGATCCCCAGCTTGTCAATGTTAG CAAACTGCCAACTCGAAATAGCCTAATTGGCTGGGCATGTGGCAGGGGGTCATGTTCTAACGAACATGTAGCTCAGAAATCTGAAGAGGAGTGGACGTGTATGCGCTGTACCCTAATAAACAAGCCTTCTGCTGGAATTTGTGATGCCTGTTTGACTTCAAGGCCTGAAG TTCCAAAGACAAAGAATGTTGAAGATTCCGCAGCCGTTAACATAAACTTAATGAAGTATCCTTGTAATGATTTCAGAAAaccaagcacagaaataaagatcAATAGGAAAGCTGCCTTTGGAACTACAACTCTTGTCTTAACAGATCTTGGTAACAAAAGTGTTTTGAGAAATGATACCCCGATATCCGACGGACACTCTCAGTGTGTTGCTCCAAAAAGCAACTTTAATCAAATCCAAAACAATGCCTACCAGTCAGGGGGAAGCAGAGACAAGGATTGCTCAACACACGTAACTGCTATGGCTTTGTCCTCCTGTCAGCAACCTCTCACTTTCAAACAcatacaaaagaaacagaaaactgatcACCTCCCCTCTGTTTGCCAATATAATATAGCGGTCAG CAAACCTCAAGCTCACAAGGCAGATGATATTCACACGTTAAGCATGGGCCATCCTCGCTGCAGTAAACACAGCCGTCCCTGCAGCCTCAGGGTTGTGAGAAAGGATGGAGAAAACAAGGGCAGGCAGTTTTTTACCTGTCCTCTACCCAGAGAAACTCAGTGTGACTACTTTCAA TGGGCTGACctgaattttccattttgtaaCCACGGCAAGCGATGTGTGATGAAGACTGTGTTGAAGATTGGTCCCAATAACGGAAAGACCTTTTTTGTGTGCCCTCTCGGGAAGGAGAAACAGTGTGGCTTTTTCCAATGGGCAGAAAACGGGCTGG CTCCAACAAGGTGA
- the NEIL3 gene encoding endonuclease 8-like 3 isoform X1 — protein MVEGPGCALHGERLRARVRRGQAVRSARGSAPPAGAGAATAASEERTSGHDFLVGHVYRGVETLGKELFMYFDQKALRIHFGMNGSMRINPDGSKDRNGALPVLEIQLTEDTVCFFEVTVEYRNAAESERKVRMMESLDVCSPKFSFLRAESEIKQQKTRMLCDVLLDQAVLPGVGNIIKNEALFDSGLHPALTVCQLTDEHIRRLVKMTRDFTLLFYKCCKTGSPLYKHYKVYRRPACGQCNGKITVCRLGENNRMTYFCSQCQKADPQLVNVSKLPTRNSLIGWACGRGSCSNEHVAQKSEEEWTCMRCTLINKPSAGICDACLTSRPEVPKTKNVEDSAAVNINLMKYPCNDFRKPSTEIKINRKAAFGTTTLVLTDLGNKSVLRNDTPISDGHSQCVAPKSNFNQIQNNAYQSGGSRDKDCSTHVTAMALSSCQQPLTFKHIQKKQKTDHLPSVCQYNIAVSKPQAHKADDIHTLSMGHPRCSKHSRPCSLRVVRKDGENKGRQFFTCPLPRETQCDYFQWADLNFPFCNHGKRCVMKTVLKIGPNNGKTFFVCPLGKEKQCGFFQWAENGLGMQVIP, from the exons CGCGCGGGGCAGCGCCCCGCCAGCCGGAGCCGGCGCCGCG ACTGCTGCAAGTGAAGAGAGAACTTCTGGTCACGATTTCCTTGTCGGACATGTTTACAGGGGTGTGGAGACATTGGGAAAGGaactttttatgtattttgatCAGAAAGCTTTGAG GATTCACTTTGGTATGAACGGTTCCATGCGCATTAATCCTGATggaagcaaagacagaaatggAGCACTACCAGTTTTGGAGATACAGCTTACAGAAgatactgtttgtttttttgaggTGACAGTAGAGtacag aaATGCAGCTGAGAGTGAGCGGAAAGTGAGAATGATGGAAAGCTTGGATGTCTGTTCTCCAAAGTTTAGCTTCTTAAGAGCAGAAAGTGAGATTAAGCAACAGAAAACCCGCATGTTGTGTGATGTGCTACTGGATCAAGCAGTATTACCTGGAGTGGGAAATATCATAAAAAATGAAGCCCTGTTTGACAGTGGTCTTCATCCAGCTCTTACG GTTTGCCAACTGACAGATGAACATATACGTCGCTTGGTGAAAATGACACGTGATTTTACCCTGCTTTTTTATAAG TGCTGCAAGACTGGGTCTCCACTGTACAAACACTACAAAGTATACAGGCGCCCAGCCTGTGGTCAGTGCAATGGGAAGATCACTGTGTGTCGTTTAGGAGAGAATAACAGGATGACTTACTTCTGCTCCCAGTGTCAAAAGGCAGATCCCCAGCTTGTCAATGTTAG CAAACTGCCAACTCGAAATAGCCTAATTGGCTGGGCATGTGGCAGGGGGTCATGTTCTAACGAACATGTAGCTCAGAAATCTGAAGAGGAGTGGACGTGTATGCGCTGTACCCTAATAAACAAGCCTTCTGCTGGAATTTGTGATGCCTGTTTGACTTCAAGGCCTGAAG TTCCAAAGACAAAGAATGTTGAAGATTCCGCAGCCGTTAACATAAACTTAATGAAGTATCCTTGTAATGATTTCAGAAAaccaagcacagaaataaagatcAATAGGAAAGCTGCCTTTGGAACTACAACTCTTGTCTTAACAGATCTTGGTAACAAAAGTGTTTTGAGAAATGATACCCCGATATCCGACGGACACTCTCAGTGTGTTGCTCCAAAAAGCAACTTTAATCAAATCCAAAACAATGCCTACCAGTCAGGGGGAAGCAGAGACAAGGATTGCTCAACACACGTAACTGCTATGGCTTTGTCCTCCTGTCAGCAACCTCTCACTTTCAAACAcatacaaaagaaacagaaaactgatcACCTCCCCTCTGTTTGCCAATATAATATAGCGGTCAG CAAACCTCAAGCTCACAAGGCAGATGATATTCACACGTTAAGCATGGGCCATCCTCGCTGCAGTAAACACAGCCGTCCCTGCAGCCTCAGGGTTGTGAGAAAGGATGGAGAAAACAAGGGCAGGCAGTTTTTTACCTGTCCTCTACCCAGAGAAACTCAGTGTGACTACTTTCAA TGGGCTGACctgaattttccattttgtaaCCACGGCAAGCGATGTGTGATGAAGACTGTGTTGAAGATTGGTCCCAATAACGGAAAGACCTTTTTTGTGTGCCCTCTCGGGAAGGAGAAACAGTGTGGCTTTTTCCAATGGGCAGAAAACGGGCTGGGTATGCAGGTTATTCCTTGA